In one window of Athene noctua chromosome 17, bAthNoc1.hap1.1, whole genome shotgun sequence DNA:
- the PHETA1 gene encoding sesquipedalian-1: MKLNERSLAFYATCDSPADNAGFLYKRGERHTAYHRRWFVLKGNMLFYFEERESREPVGVIVLEGCTVELCDSAEEFAFAIRFGGTKSRTYVLAAESQAAMESWVKSLSRASFDYLRLVVRELEKQLEEMRWGPAGGCGGCRGLPSSWKPKPSVPEQSPERLPALPAIPPKENGCAVWNNAPGAGRPHDGEGNPRPPPLPPRRRASSSEAGSAGAAAAESSSTFCRLHEQYGREVARLRQDWLERRRGPRP, encoded by the coding sequence ATGAAGCTGAACGAGCGGAGCTTGGCCTTCTATGCCACCTGCGACTCCCCGGCCGACAACGCCGGGTTCCTCTACAAGCGCGGCGAGCGGCACACGGCGTATCACCGCCGCTGGTTCGTGCTGAAGGGCAACATGCTCTTCTACTTCGAGGAACGGGAGAGCCGGGAGCCGGTGGGTGTCATCGTGCTGGAGGGTTGCACCGTGGAGCTCTGCGATTCGGCTGAGGAATTTGCCTTCGCCATCCGCTTCGGCGGCACCAAATCCCGCACCTACGTGCTGGCGGCCGAGAGCCAGGCCGCTATGGAGTCGTGGGTGAAGTCGCTCTCGCGAGCCAGCTTCGACTACCTGCGCTTGGTGGTGCgggagctggagaagcagctggaggaGATGCGCTGGGGGCCGGCTGGTGGatgcgggggctgccggggcttGCCCAGCTCGTGGAAGCCGAAGCCCTCGGTGCCGGAGCAGTCGCCGGAGCGGCTGCCGGCTCTGCCCGCCATCCCGCCGAAGGAGAACGGCTGCGCAGTGTGGAACAACGCGCCGGGAGCCGGCCGGCCCCACGATGGCGAGGGGAACCCAAGGCCGCCGCCGCTGCCACCGCGCAGGCGGGCATCGAGCAGCGAGGCAGGCagcgccggggcggccgcggcggagAGTTCATCCACCTTCTGCCGGCTCCACGAGCAGTATGGCCGGGAGGTGGCCCGGCTGCGGCAGGACTGGCTGGAGAGGCGGCGTGGCCCCCGGCCCTGA